A section of the Labrus mixtus chromosome 15, fLabMix1.1, whole genome shotgun sequence genome encodes:
- the commd7 gene encoding COMM domain-containing protein 7 encodes MQLHFTKDVLPDSVSTDFQNLNKFNEQQFLRLIEILFQFLLEPKETERFMQQLSEFAGEHGMSAGPLRNLMKSVLLVPQGALKKNLPAEQIKDDLVTLGVNEDKAAHFSQQWWEHYAALTRLAIGQTLMVNQLVDMEWKFGVTVGTSEIQKVGNIFLQLKLVVRKGNSTENVYMELTLPQFYNFLHEMERAKASMECFS; translated from the exons ATGCAGCTTCACTTCACTAAAGATGTTTTACCTGACTCTGTCAGCACCGACTTCCAGAACCTGAATAAATTCAACGAGCAG CAATTTCTCCGACTAATTGAAATTCTGTTCCAGTTCTTGCTGGAGCCAAAAGAG acggaGAGGTTCATGCAGCAGCTCAGTGAGTTTGCAGGGGAACATGGGATGAGTGCAGGTCCTCTGAGGAACCTGATGAAGAGCGTCCTCCTGGTGCCAcagg gaGCCCTGAAGAAAAACCTGCCAGCCGAGCAGATCAAAGATGACCTGGTGACTTTAG GAGTGAATGAAGACAAGGCAGCTCATTTCTCACAGCAG TGGTGGGAGCACTACGCAGCGCTGACCAGACTCGCCATCGGGCAGACTCTGATGGTGAACCAGCTGGTCGACATGGAGTGGAAATTTGGAg TGACCGTTGGAACCAGTGAAATACAGAAAGTGGGGAACATCTTCCTGCAG CTGAAACTGGTGGTCAGGAAGGGGAATTCCACAGAGAACGTCTACATGG AGTTGACACTCCCGCAGTTTTACAACTTCCTACACGAGATGGAGCGAGCCAAGGCCAGCATGGAGTGTttcagctga